In a single window of the Cucumis melo cultivar AY chromosome 11, USDA_Cmelo_AY_1.0, whole genome shotgun sequence genome:
- the LOC103499692 gene encoding diaminopimelate decarboxylase 2, chloroplastic-like, producing MAATNLYSPSPSLSSTLKHSLNSNPFHRIPFRLHKPFLKTPLSLKAVLSQNPSKTQTQFQHCFSKSSDGFLYCEGIKVQDIMESVDKRPFYLYSKPQITRNVEAYKEALEGLNSIIGYAIKANNNLKVLEHLRKLGCGAVLVSGNELRLALHAGFDPTKCIFNGNGKLLEDLVLAAEQGVFVNVDSEFDLDNIVAAARIAGKKVNVLLRINPDVDPQVHPYVATGNKNSKFGIRNEKLQWFLDAVKAHPDELKLVGAHCHLGSTITKVDIFRDAAVLMVNYIDEIRDQGFEVDYLNIGGGLGIDYYHAGAILPTPRDLINTVRELVLSRNLNLIIEPGRSVIANTCCLVNRVTGVKTNGTKNFIVIDGSMAELIRPSLYDAYQHIELVAPTPPDSEISTFDVVGPVCESADFLGKQRELPTPPKGAGLVVHDAGAYCMSMASTYNLKMRPPEYWVEEDGSVSKIRHGETFDDHLRFFENL from the exons ATGGCGGCCACAAATCTCTACtctccttctccttccctttcCAGCACCCTCAAACACTCTCTCAACTCAAACCCTTTTCACCGTATTCCATTTCGTCTTCACAAACCCTTTCTCAAAACTCCCCTTTCCCTAAAAGCTGTTCTTTCTCAAAACCCTTCTAAAACCCAGACCCAATTTCAGCATTGTTTCTCCAAATCCTCAGATGGGTTTCTTTATTGCGAGGGAATTAAGGTGCAGGACATCATGGAATCTGTTGATAAACGCCCTTTCTATCTTTACAGCAAACCCCAGATAACTAGAAATGTTGAAGCTTATAAAGAAGCTTTGGAAGGACTGAATTCCATCATTGGTTATGCGATTAAGGCTAATAATAATTTGAAAGTGCTGGAGCATTTGAGGAAGTTGGGTTGTGGAGCTGTGCTTGTTAGTGGAAATGAGCTTCGTTTGGCTCTTCATGCTGGTTTTGACCCCACCAA ATGTATTTTTAATGGGAATGGTAAACTTTTGGAGGATTTGGTTCTAGCTGCGGAACAAGGTGTTTTTGTCAATGTGGATAGTGAGTTTGACTTGGATAATATTGTAGCTGCTGCAAGAATTGCTGGAAAGAAAGTTAATGTTTTACTTCGTATTAATCCGGATGTGGATCCTCAG GTACATCCTTACGTTGCCACCGGTAATAAAAACTCCAAATTTGGTATTAGGAATGAAAAGTTGCAATGGTTTCTGGATGCTGTTAAGGCACATCCTGATGAACTTAAGCTTGTTGGGGCCCATTGCCATCTTGGTTCCACCATCACCAAG GTGGACATATTCAGAGATGCTGCAGTATTAATGGTCAACTACATTGACGAGATCAGAGATCAAGGTTTTGAAGTTGATTACCTAAACATTGGAGGTGGACTTGGTATAGATTATTATCATGCTGGAGCCATTCTTCCTACTCCTAGAGATCTCATTAATACA GTACGAGAGCTGGTGCTTTCACGAAATCTTAATCTAATCATTGAGCCTGGGAGATCAGTGATTGCCAATACTTGCTGTTTGGTGAATCGAGTGACTGGAGTCAAAACTAATGGGACTAAAAACTTTATTGTAATCGATGGAAGCATGGCTGAGCTTATCCGCCCTAGTCTTTATGATGCTTATCAA CACATAGAGTTGGTTGCTCCTACGCCACCTGATTCTGAGATCTCGACTTTTGATGTGGTTGGCCCTGTCTGTGAGTCTGCAGATTTCTTAGGGAAGCAAAGGGAACTCCCAACTCCCCCCAAG GGGGCTGGCTTGGTTGTCCATGATGCTGGTGCTTACTGCATGAGTATGGCATCTACTTACAATCTCAAGATGCGTCCTCCAGAGTACTGG gttgaagaagatggATCAGTGTCCAAAATCAGGCATGGTGAGACATTTGATGATCACCTTCGGTTCTTCGAGAATCTTTGA